acaggagAATGGAAATTAAAAACAGAGTGTGGTTTAGTATATAGAGAAATGatatcaaagttattttttctcCAAGAATTGGCTTAACGTGGCATATATcggttgataaaaatatgttttaacgAATTTAAAatgcctatatatatatatatatatatatatatatatttatatatatatatatatatatatatatatatatatatatatatatatatatatagtaatgCTTTGTCAAtaaaatcttgtttttaaaatcccTCGACGCCTCGAATGAATGAGCTAATCATACTTTCTTCATTTTTCAGATCATTATTAAGCTTGGTTTAAAATACCGGGATTGACGACGCGAAGGACCTATTTTATTTTACCATATCAAGTTCATTATTTCACAATTTCTAAACTAATAAACgtttcatattaaatattaattttgtaaagagACACAAAACAGAGGAAAGTTGTAACTTTGCACCTACggatgaatgaaaataaaacgaaGCACAATTGAGCATGTCAAGCATTgcaatatttgatctttattatttatatttatgttgtataaattttcatttgtatgtGAATATTTTTCTAGCTATTTTTATTCCATAACTCATTTGAAttctataatttttcatttgtattgtataattttcatttgtattctataattttctatttgtattgtataactTTCCATTCACattgtttaaatttcatttatattgtagaatatttcatttgtattgtataattaattttccatttgtattggataattttccatttgccttgtataaattttatttgtaatgcatgatttttcatttgtattgtaaactAATTCATTAACgttgcatttttttcatttgtattgtatctTAAGGGTTGTTTATTTTGGTTTGTCACCAATTAAGGATTTCATTGGTTTAATATTATCCCTTATTAACTTTAGTAATGCTAAGCTGTCAATAATCTGACTTAGCCTTTATGATAGGTTAATCAGATACTGAGATATTTTTCAAGAGGTCATTGGTCGTAGTTATTTTTTTCGAAAGAAATTGGtattgttaatttaatcatCATCAAAAACTCACCGTCGGTCTCGCTTTTCTTACCTCCGGGGGGTAAAACTTACAAACTGTTAGGTAATTACAAATTCTCCATGAAATCAACTtaatcatttcattaaaattgacAATTATTTATGGTAAACAAATAAATGCATCGCAACGTGTTACAAGGTTCCACCTTCTATACTTTTACGCATGCgtttttattataaacaaaacacatgcagggctcacGAAGATTCTCCTGAACAGGTTTGTTGATAGAAATATACCTTCTCCATTTCATCCAggttaataattatttttagtttttaagataattagaattattaatttttgagTATGTATTTgcgttttctttcaaaatttcatCACAGGAGTTGCCACAAACTAGATTCTTTTTGTAGGTGGGGCCTCATTGTgaggttatttgacatatttatgtctgttcgtgttaaaatgaactgaaattggtaaaccatttacAATTTATCGAGAATATGACGAAAATTACCATGattacatgcatataatttaCTTGCATATAGATTTTGATAATGGTTATTTGAAATAGTATATGCATGGGTGTGATttggtgtgtttgtgtgtggttTTTATGGGTGTAATTGTgtgatttattgtattttaaaaaaaattataaaaaaacacaccaaaaaCCGATCTCGAGGAAAACTGATCTCGAGGGAAAAAAATATCCAGTATGTGtttattataatgattgaaaatGCAGGCAACAACATTGTCTTTACTTGTAAGGCTCAttatataaattgtattttaaaaaaacttggaTTTAATTCTACGAGTGGCAATCCGACTTAAAACCAATAGCTCGCTTTCTAAGGagaaaattcttcaaaatcaGACTTGTCATGtgtcagtttgaaatattttcaatatccCCAACAaccaaaatgaaattgaattaccTTACTTATGCCGGATACCTATTCGTCATAAAAATCCttacaaacaaattaaagatacatgacGAGTTCCAGTTAATGTTCTACCAAACCTCTTTCTTTACGCCTcacttatttaaatattaacaacAGTAAAGGAGAAACTTTAGGAGTACTGTGCCACAGTATATATTTGGTGAGAAACGGTGTAAATGTGATGTGatcttaaacattttttaaaaaaaattgaaattacaaaatcaatttttaatcaatGGCACCACTAACTGCAGTCTCCAGGTCGAAGACAATGGGTTCAATGGACTAAGGAGTGGACAATGTATAATCCCCTTGTCTGGAAAAGATTGTTGATTGTACGTTATATTTTGTGTGAAACTATAGTTTGAACTATATTTAATATAGTATTGctgttgaaaattgaattaaatcgagaaaaaaaccccagaaaaaGTAACGACATTTCTACATTTTTTATACAACTGTCaaactgtaaattttgaatttatttggtggcagtaaatacaaaatttacacgATGAATTAAAGTCCAAGCTTTTTGGCATCATTGATAGCTGCATTTTTAAAGGGgcttggtcacgattttggtcaaaaattattttttcgtttttaatgtatataatgcttcagtaaggcatttttaattggcaaccaaaatttgagtgtcatttgttgagttataagcgagtttcagagcttacaattcctcgctatgtaaacaaagcttttgtttatattttgaatgttgaagtgaaaattccagttttagacctaaaatgaatgtttatggttaggaactgtttatttatgcttaaaaagaaaaagaatatagacaaatcatcttgaaaaagattttttactggtatattgaacctatgtaaacaaaaacagggcacgagccttgtttacatgacgatgaattgtgagccctgtttcttgcttaaaactcttcgacgggcacccaaatttcatttgatcattagaaatgcattcataaagtattgtaaataataaaaacagaaaaattaaatttgaccaaaatcgtgaccatgcccctttaatataaaaaatatctcgtaaattttctttctgacatttaaaaatctaatttgttaaaaaccatttgaATTACTTACACAAGTACTCTAAAGATGATATAATGATTAATCACCAAATTGATTGTGTACAGATTTTTCGATTCAGATAAAGAGCACcgatgtgaccggtcagcagaggatgctcactcaatttggtaaataataaaacaaaaccgTAGACAGACAATTTGATGAATAATCATGGCCcaacaataagtatgaaaagcTTTCGACGTATATTGATCGACAGGTTTAGTCAGTATGCCGATGTCCGAGGTAATGTgtgataattattaattatctttATGCATATTAATTATATGAGTTATTACTCTTACATAAACAATTACTTCATCCATGTAATTTCTAGATGTACATATGCAACATTACTAaatcatataccggtatttatacATTTTGAGATATATCATCTGTATGcatttatagatatatttacgtaacaaaatgttttaataccTGATTGTGGATCAGGTTCCactttttaataattcaatttaacaaatGCTGTAAATTAAGTCAGGATCCTGTTTAACATTGATATGTGCGTATAGAAcactatttttgataaataccaacaaaaaataatttcatcatcTACTTTCACACTTTGCATTCTCACTGAATAGCGTTCATGTAAAAACTATATACAATCAAAAATATTACACTATTTAAAAAGAGTTTAACTgtgaataaaaaagtaaaacaactTACAGTATGAAGTCATTCAGAAGTTGAGTTGTAAAATTATGCAACACTAGAGTTTATTCCCCGTAGTGATTTGGCGGgaaaaatttttaagaaaccACATACTCGTACCTATCACATGGAAATACAGAAAATATACTTTACCAAGTatcattttttggtcaattgtaCATCTGGTGCCATAAAAGTAACAATATAGAATTCTTTGCATGCTGGGCAAAGAGCACAATAAAAACACTTTCCAATTTACAGTTTATTGACGAATTAGCACGAGTTTTTATCTCGATTTTAGTAGATCTTTATTTCCTTCTTGTACCAGTTTCGATTTATGAATGGAATTTGTCCTGCATTGTAAATCGGTCTTAGTTAACAAGTGTTTAAGATTCGACGTCGTCGGCAACTGATAATGTCCCAAAATTATAGTAATTTCTTAGAATGTATGACTGCTCTAAAATGGAAAACAATCTTTTTGCATCTGTTGAATATTTTTCCTTGGATTGTGGATCACAACAAAAGCAATTTTACTGTCGCTATTAGTATTACTTTATGATGAACGTCGGATCGGGGATTGCGTACTATATGTTATGGAATTTGTGATGCTCTTTTTATTCCAGCGTTGATTAAATTTATGGAATATTTCTGTTGttgaagaaatattttcaattctCTTAGAACATGTGcaatttttttctgtgataattGGACATATTTCCCGTGCTTAAGTAAACGGAATATTGCGTTTTTCTGTGGAAAGGGTGGCACGATAGAAATCCAGATAGTGGGGCATGTCCGTGGGATTACAGTATTTATCCGTAGTTATATATGTCATCCATTTTTCATGATAGTATGACTAAGATGGAAATTCCTTGCGACAATTTTTCCATTGaaaattgtattgatttattCAAGGTATTAAACAATGAATGGAATATCCATAGGTACaagccaaattcacaaaaatgatgTGCTTATCATTGTTTCACAGTCGATGATTTAGGTTTGACAGTTGTAAAGTATAGTTTACGGAaagaaaactatagttaacgaatctaatctatatttcacatctataAACCTTAGCTAACCAATGTATACtttagtttacagatgtgaatttatatttatcagcaaattCTATTGTTTACGTTATTTGTAGACAGATAAACCATATtatcattcgtaaactatagtttacaactgttaaataattatagttttacagatgaaaactaCAGTGAATgaattgtaaactatagtttgtAGATCGTAGTTTTTAAACCTaactttttaactgtaaaacTCTATTTTTGTACCATACTAGCTAAATCCTCTTCACCTTCAGtccaaaaaaagaaacaattgtCAAGATACCGATTCCAGGTAGTTCCTAATTAGATGTACTAAGTCATCAAATACTCCTGACATTCTTTCAAAAGGGGTATTTTCTGAAATTCTCATCACTAAGGTAGCATATGTCGGCTCAACTTTCGTCGTCATAGCTgttccttttgtttatatacatatacacacaTATACACACAAACATGCAATGTCTGTTTACACATATTTCGATCCATGATATATGATTATtttgatagatacatgtatacatctaaAAAATCGATGTCATGGAAGGACGTTTTGCATATTTATTCATATGCATACACATACAGGCTTGTTTACAACTGATATCcaattttcttcactttacctgtatactcagccacaaagaggttgtctctggtgtctaCACATAACCCCCATGGACGCTGTAATCGACaattgtcaatgtagcggaggaactgtccgtcctgatctaGGATATGGATACAGTGGTTGCTATaatctgctgtcaggatccgaccctggctgtctgtagtGATGCCGTATGGTATAAATAATCCTTTGGTAGTGGacggaggaccagtgtaggtaaatcGGAGTTtgccggcctgattgaccaccactaccgCGCGGGCTGATGGGTCTGatacacagatatctaggtttgTGTTCTCACTAATGTATTTGATGTCATTGGATAAAAaaagaggttgtcctttgtcatcATACTGTATACTTTGTTtttctgtggagccagagtaacggacaacttttgtttgtttatcatcatcactgtccataacaaccaggaggtcatctatggaggtactacagacaccccAAGGTTTCCAGCCCTGTAGCCTGCTCACTGTCTGAATCTGTGTATTCTTAACTATGTTAACAGTTCTATCAATGTTATCAGTaaaaactagatccccactccttgtcactgttCTGTCCCATGGCACGTTCCCTGACGTAGTTTTCATTGACTTCACTAGTTCTCCCTCCAGGTTGTACAGTCTCATCATGTTGTCATGAAAACTACATGTCCAGATGTTGTCATCACCCACACAGGACACATTTAATAACAAATGACTTGATACTCCATACCTAGTATTTATTTCGGTGATGATCCGTGGTACATCAACGAGCGGTCTGTTTGAAGGAGAAGACTCCACATCTGAAAAAGCTATTGTGTAACcattttcttctgttttgatagaagacgctgacagagaaccaaactgttgataaagtCGTTCTTTGTTGATATTCGGAGGGTTAAAACATGTTAAGGAAACTGTGAGTTTAGGGGGCAATTTTCTAAATTCAGAATTCCTAGATTTGTACGCAGAGATAATactgacatcattggagtccagTAACTTCTTCAGATCAGCAATGCTCTGTGTGATTGCAGAAATGGTGCAATTGATTTTTTCTTCCTGTTCATTCAAAACAGCCAGATGGTTGGAGTCCACTTCCTCAAGATCTGATACCTGTTTTTGTATAATAGTGTTTAGTTCTCTGTGCaagtcttctccatgtttgttTATTGCTGTTCTCGATTTCAGGGAGTTTTTATTCAGATCAGCTTTTTGATTTGAGAGATTGCCACTAATCTCTTTATATTTTGgataaatgatattttctaaATCTTTCAAGTCCTTCAgtaaatctaatttttttctttcgattattttcaaaatttcttcaacaTCATGTCCTTGATGTTTCTCAGAGGAAACACAgtgcacaaataggaatgtcgcACTGTTTGCAGTAAAGTTCACATATTCTTGTGGAATGTTTTTGACATTTAGGAATAGATCTCCGATATTTGAATGGTACCATTTTGTGTTCTCTGGATTTTTCAGAGAGATGTTTCCCCTCACAGTCTTCACACAAATGTATGTTACATATGACACAGTGTAAAGGGGGGATcggggtctcacagagatgacaccgtACCACATCCTGGAGATTAAATTCAGGATCCATTGTCAGACAATTTATTTATACTGTTTGAAATcctgaaattaaaaacacttctttataatttaaaaaaaaatattttggaggtTTTCATCTAATAATACAGGAAACGCTGTTTAATTATTTGCAAAAATAcataacatttttcatattgttttacACTGGCAGGTTTCTGGAGTTGGCATGGTACCAAATGCAGTTAGAAGAAGAAACAATGACAAACTAGACTGGATTTCTAACCAGAGCCGCCTGAATCTTTACTCATGTGTTTCACCAGTTATGGTTTATAGCACCAGCCAGGTGTTGATGTTGAACATTTTTGAGATTaagaaaatgcattttatgaattatgaagCAAACATTATATGTACGCAATTCATATCAATTGCGGAAACGCAAAAATACGATAGTAGGCTAACTAAAGTCAAATAAAAGTCGTTAACAGGAAATTGTTATAGAAATATCAGATATACAGTTAGATTTTAACATtaggttgttttgtttttaacttaTACACTTAGTAAAATGAGAAAAAGATCAACATGAAAATTACCGGTTGTAGGcccaaattaaaacattttggagcaaatcaaattataaatctTTTTGTAAAGTCTTAATTGCCTCGTAAATGCCGTACATTTTCTCACAGGGTAGTACAGATAATTAGGAACTTGATATGTAATGACAATGCAAAGAAAGAGCTGGCACTAGGGACTATCTAGATTGGCATATTATAAAACCTGATCTGGTTTGGTCTTACTGTACTGGGGACCTCAAGAAAAGATAATACTTAGGACCTAATGTATATTATAAGTGCTAGGTAACGATATATCACAGTCGAATTTTCAAACCGactttttcaattatttaattgtAGATTGAAAAACAATTGTGAATACATCCTTTGATTCTGCATTGGTCAGAAATCACTCTTTTCGtgtatagtatatatatattaatgatcttTCAATTAAACATACAAAACTCAAAAATTGAGAACAacgtttttaatgaaaacatagATTGTATTAAGACCAGTGTTAGGGTCAAACTAGATTGAGGACAAGGTTAAGCCAGAACAATTAGCCGCCAAACCATATTTTACTGTATGCCATctgatatttcaaattttaaatagatttgatttaaatatgtGCGCCAGTTAGAATTCAACAACACCCCTACGAACACTGATTGCATCTATCTGACAATTATGTCACATATAGGCCAATGTTATGGTGAAtcatggcgagattttaaaatgttgtattCATTCCCTATATACCCGTAGAACACTAATTAGTCATAATCGATAGATATGCAATTCTTTGTCAAATTCATCGGAAATGAGCATGCATAACTGTTAAAGCTTTAACGTTGTTGTGTTGAGGTGGTATGTAAGGGTATTAATGCTAAATAACAAAGGAGTGTTACTTAATTATTAGCTGTTGATTAGGCACCATTCGATAGATTCAATGTATTACATATCAAAAATTATTGCTAGCACCAATCTACAGCCAAAAACAGAATAATGTGGAATCATTTTaactattatttaattttttatgtttgttgttttttttttgctaatttGTGGTAATGTTATTTTGTGGACGTGTCACTTTTCATTTTcaagaaagaaaatttttttttccatcaagGTTGTGATTTGTTAGGAGGATTACCCTCGAATACCAGGACAAGTGATTTTAACAAATTCTAGTCATTGCACATTACATTTCATTcatcataaaaaaagaaatatcacaaATGCAAACAAAAAGACATGCATATATCGATTCTCGGTTCGTTCTGTGTTCATCCACCTAAAAGGTTTATAAACAATTTAGATGACagatatttaaacatttcaaaacaaaagaGACTTTAAATGATACCGGTGTTTTGTCTTTCCTTTAAAACACAGTAAAAATTCATACAATT
This is a stretch of genomic DNA from Crassostrea angulata isolate pt1a10 chromosome 4, ASM2561291v2, whole genome shotgun sequence. It encodes these proteins:
- the LOC128179314 gene encoding uncharacterized protein LOC128179314, which codes for MWYGVISVRPRSPLYTVSYVTYICVKTVRGNISLKNPENTKWYHSNIGDLFLNVKNIPQEYVNFTANSATFLFVHCVSSEKHQGHDVEEILKIIERKKLDLLKDLKDLENIIYPKYKEISGNLSNQKADLNKNSLKSRTAINKHGEDLHRELNTIIQKQVSDLEEVDSNHLAVLNEQEEKINCTISAITQSIADLKKLLDSNDVSIISAYKSRNSEFRKLPPKLTVSLTCFNPPNINKERLYQQFGSLSASSIKTEENGYTIAFSDVESSPSNRPLVDVPRIITEINTRYGVSSHLLLNVSCVGDDNIWTCSFHDNMMRLYNLEGELVKSMKTTSGNVPWDRTVTRSGDLVFTDNIDRTVNIVKNTQIQTVSRLQGWKPWGVCSTSIDDLLVVMDSDDDKQTKVVRYSGSTEKQSIQYDDKGQPLFLSNDIKYISENTNLDICVSDPSARAVVVVNQAGKLRFTYTGPPSTTKGLFIPYGITTDSQGRILTADYSNHCIHILDQDGQFLRYIDNCRLQRPWGLCVDTRDNLFVAEYTGKVKKIGYQL